A stretch of the Bdellovibrio sp. 22V genome encodes the following:
- a CDS encoding A/G-specific adenine glycosylase has product MTAKDDYKLDHKLLTQWYKKNQRALPWRENKDPYRIWLSEVMLQQTTVVAVIPYFEKFLKKFPTVHNLAKAPESEVLEAWAGLGYYSRARNLHKAAKALAENGFPQTAAELLELPGFGPYTSRAVASIAFGEKVGVLDGNVIRVLSRRYGLKLEWWNNKGRAQLQNISDDLSLLGQADVVNQALMELGATVCTPQKVMCLMCPWSGTCVAREKNLVEKLPLKKPRKESEVWVWKPLVAIKDQKVALVKNDYAPFLKGQMIFPGEISMEKNKPKAYDAKHNITHHDIFIQVSQKKSVTGKNIEWVKLSELKKVNPSSLLQKVLHKVEV; this is encoded by the coding sequence ATGACGGCAAAAGACGACTATAAACTCGACCACAAGCTGCTTACGCAATGGTACAAAAAGAACCAACGTGCCTTGCCTTGGAGAGAAAATAAAGACCCCTATCGTATTTGGCTTTCCGAGGTCATGCTGCAACAAACCACAGTCGTTGCGGTCATTCCTTACTTCGAGAAATTTCTTAAAAAGTTCCCGACGGTTCATAACCTCGCAAAAGCACCAGAAAGCGAAGTCTTGGAAGCTTGGGCGGGCTTGGGTTATTACTCACGCGCGCGCAATCTGCACAAAGCCGCGAAGGCTCTGGCAGAGAATGGCTTTCCACAAACAGCGGCGGAACTTTTGGAACTTCCGGGTTTTGGTCCCTACACTTCTCGTGCGGTGGCGAGTATCGCCTTCGGAGAAAAAGTGGGCGTTCTTGACGGGAATGTCATTCGAGTTTTGTCGCGCCGTTATGGCTTGAAGCTGGAATGGTGGAACAACAAAGGCCGTGCGCAATTACAAAACATTTCAGACGACTTGTCGTTGTTGGGCCAAGCTGACGTCGTCAATCAAGCGTTGATGGAGTTAGGCGCGACGGTCTGCACTCCGCAAAAAGTAATGTGCTTAATGTGTCCTTGGTCAGGCACGTGTGTGGCGCGCGAGAAAAATCTGGTCGAAAAGTTACCACTTAAAAAACCGCGCAAAGAAAGCGAAGTCTGGGTCTGGAAGCCCCTTGTCGCGATCAAAGACCAAAAGGTCGCTTTAGTGAAGAACGATTATGCGCCTTTTTTGAAAGGACAGATGATTTTCCCTGGCGAAATCTCCATGGAAAAAAACAAGCCCAAAGCCTATGATGCCAAACACAACATTACACATCATGATATCTTTATTCAGGTCTCCCAGAAAAAATCTGTGACTGGTAAAAATATCGAATGGGTGAAGTTGAGTGAACTAAAAAAGGTCAACCCTTCATCACTCCTTCAGAAAGTGCTGCATAAGGTAGAGGTATGA
- the speB gene encoding agmatinase gives MEYKPLSGREFPRFSAIKTFFRLPYVAVDADYDVGMFGIPYDGGVSYRPGARFAPSKVREVSSLGRGFHMTRAENFFEKLKVADIGDCPTVPIDQAQTYERIEKFVGEVLRNNKKFLAVGGDHSTTLPVLRALRKKYGKPLAFIHFDAHLDTYPAAWGQEYHHGAFARHAVEEGLVDPTKMVQIGIRGPLAGGDDLNFVNKHGIRVITVDEIRNQPINEFLRTLPVFDETPTYISYDIDNLDPSCAPGTGTPVPGGLTTYEVQRIFRALHIPNLVGGDVVELSPPFDHADITALAVMDALFEMLHLFKSK, from the coding sequence ATGGAATACAAACCCCTAAGTGGACGTGAGTTTCCCCGCTTTTCCGCGATTAAAACTTTCTTCAGATTGCCTTATGTAGCTGTCGACGCAGACTATGACGTGGGTATGTTCGGCATTCCTTATGACGGAGGTGTTTCTTATCGTCCCGGGGCGCGCTTTGCTCCTTCCAAAGTCCGTGAGGTCTCAAGCCTCGGTCGCGGCTTCCACATGACTCGCGCCGAAAACTTTTTTGAAAAATTGAAAGTGGCGGATATCGGTGATTGCCCGACGGTTCCAATCGATCAAGCGCAAACATACGAGCGCATTGAAAAATTCGTCGGTGAGGTTTTGCGGAATAATAAAAAGTTTTTAGCAGTGGGCGGAGATCACTCTACAACTTTACCGGTTTTAAGAGCGCTTCGCAAAAAATACGGTAAACCCTTGGCGTTCATTCATTTCGATGCGCACTTGGACACGTATCCTGCGGCATGGGGACAGGAATACCATCACGGTGCTTTTGCTCGTCACGCTGTCGAAGAGGGCTTAGTAGATCCAACAAAGATGGTGCAAATCGGAATTCGCGGCCCCTTGGCGGGGGGTGACGACTTGAATTTCGTAAATAAACACGGCATTCGCGTTATCACTGTGGATGAAATTCGCAATCAACCGATCAACGAATTTTTGCGAACACTTCCAGTCTTTGACGAAACGCCAACCTACATCAGCTACGACATCGACAATCTCGATCCAAGTTGCGCGCCTGGAACAGGAACACCTGTGCCAGGCGGTTTAACAACTTACGAAGTGCAACGCATCTTCCGTGCTTTACACATTCCAAATCTTGTCGGCGGCGACGTGGTGGAACTTTCTCCTCCGTTTGATCACGCCGACATTACCGCTCTCGCTGTGATGGACGCTCTCTTCGAAATGCTCCATCTTTTTAAAAGTAAGTAA